The proteins below come from a single Clarias gariepinus isolate MV-2021 ecotype Netherlands chromosome 17, CGAR_prim_01v2, whole genome shotgun sequence genomic window:
- the LOC128545437 gene encoding protocadherin-10, with amino-acid sequence MDPGAFGFCRRSLQRFVLFSAVWCSAFAVTRYSVPEETAEGTAVANLAADLGLHARSLAERNVKLDYIHSKKYLDVNKETGEMFIAEKIDREHICPAKTSSSCFLKMDVVIENPLRIFNIELEIMDINDNAPQFRRERIPLDISESARPGEKFSLTNAVDADVGENSIKTYFLSQSDEFTIEIQSGSDGTKYVDLVLQAALDREKQAVHDLILTAVDGGTPPRTGTATVLVKVLDTNDNSPQFDRQVYSVDLVENAPLGTLVMQLNATDKDEGTNAEVAYLYTLYTSEKTQEKFSLDPKSGEIRVKGVIDYEESRSFEMYVEAKDKAVSPLSAQCKILVFITDLNDNSPDITVKSFKSSVKENAPAGTVIAVVSVSDRDSGDNGKVLLSLRNAEVLPFILNKSSEDYFELTIKDPLDREKDSSYEITLHVTDRGTPPLTDNETISLEIMDVNDNAPVFPQSFYLIHLPENNEPGELLYSLTAHDPDLNENQYLVYFIVEKEISNTSVSTLFSVNPENGNLHALRAFDYEREKEFLFHIEARDSGIPPLSSNATVRVIILDQNDNAPQIVSPWRAHDSVVDQVIPRAADQGSLVAKVIALDADSAQNSRVTYQFLQVTDASLFTLDRYNGEVRTARMFTYRDPKYQRLVIVAKDNGDPPRSTTVTIKVSTVEQTVVTQLTETTEMPIEYDLFTDLNLYLLLSLGSVSFLLLITILVIIVLKCQKPKPSKAAVHGRNSITSQRNSTIGDSTLISSDAYWYSLFLAETRKGKVVVRQPLPNGTGFLVSSIPRSAALTTTSESRSSTLQDSSSDLP; translated from the exons ATGGATCCGGGAGCTTTCGGTTTTTGTAGGCGGTCGCTGCAACGGTTTGTTCTCTTCTCCGCGGTCTGGTGCTCAGCTTTCGCCGTGACCCGCTACTCCGTCCCGGAGGAAACAGCCGAAGGCACCGCGGTGGCAAATCTGGCTGCAGATCTGGGTTTGCACGCGCGCAGCCTGGCGGAGCGCAACGTGAAGCTCGACTACATCCACAGCAAGAAATACCTGGATGTTAACAAAGAGACCGGGGAAATGTTCATCGCCGAGAAGATCGACAGGGAGCACATCTGTCCCGCGAAGACGTCCTCATCCTGCTTTCTTAAGATGGACGTGGTCATCGAGAACCCCCTGCGCATATTTAACATCGAGCTGGAGATCATGGACATAAACGATAACGCCCCTCAGTTCAGGAGAGAGCGCATACCACTGGATATCTCCGAATCAGCCAGGCCTGGAGAGAAATTCTCTCTAACTAACGCAGTCGACGCAGATGTTGGAGAGAACTCCATCAAGACTTACTTCCTGAGCCAGAGCGACGAGTTCACTATTGAAATTCAGTCCGGAAGCGACGGCACCAAATACGTGGACCTCGTTCTCCAAGCAGCCCTGGACAGAGAAAAGCAGGCTGTCCATGATCTCATCCTCACCGCTGTAGACGGTGGCACGCCGCCACGGACTGGCACCGCCACCGTCCTTGTAAAAGTACTGGACACCAACGATAACTCTCCACAGTTCGACAGGCAGGTGTATTCAGTCGATCTGGTCGAAAATGCCCCGCTTGGTACTTTGGTCATGCAGCTCAATGCAACAGACAAGGACGAGGGCACCAACGCTGAGGTGGCATACTTGTACACGCTGTACACGTCGGAGAAAACGCAGGAAAAGTTCTCGCTCGATCCCAAAAGTGGAGAAATCCGCGTGAAAGGAGTTATTGATTACGAGGAGTCGAGAAGTTTCGAAATGTACGTGGAAGCCAAAGACAAAGCGGTGAGTCCACTTTCGGCACAATGCAAAATACTGGTGTTTATCACGGATTTAAACGACAATTCTCCCGACATCACGGTTAAATCGTTCAAAAGCTCAGTTAAGGAGAACGCGCCTGCTGGAACAGTAATCGCCGTTGTCAGTGTAAGCGACAGAGACTCTGGAGATAATGGCAAAGTTCTTCTTTCCTTACGCAACGCTGAGGTTTTGCCTTTCATTCTAAACAAATCATCCGAGGATTACTTTGAACTGACTATCAAAGATCCGTTAGACCGTGAGAAAGACTCTAGTTATGAGATCACGCTGCATGTTACGGATAGAGGAACGCCTCCGCTAACTGACAACGAGACCATTAGCTTGGAAATAATGGATGTGAATGACAATGCTCCTGTGTTTCCTCAGTCCTTCTACTTGATTCATCTGCCTGAAAACAACGAGCCAGGTGAGCTTCTCTACTCTCTCACTGCCCACGACCCCGACTTGAATGAAAACCAGTACCTGGTCTATTTCATTGTGGAGAAAGAGATCTCCAACACGTCTGTGTCTACATTGTTCTCAGTAAACCCGGAAAACGGGAACCTGCATGCGCTGCGTGCCTTCGACTATGAGCGTGAGAAGGAGTTTCTCTTTCACATAGAAGCTCGGGATTCTGGCATCCCACCTCTGAGTAGCAATGCCACTGTGCGTGTGATCATTCTTGACCAGAATGACAATGCGCCTCAAATCGTGTCACCTTGGAGAGCTCATGACTCTGTCGTCGATCAGGTGATCCCACGGGCCGCTGACCAGGGCTCGCTGGTGGCGAAGGTAATCGCACTGGACGCGGACTCAGCGCAGAACTCGCGTGTCACCTACCAGTTCCTCCAGGTCACTGATGCGTCACTGTTTACTTTAGACCGCTACAATGGTGAGGTGAGGACTGCTCGCATGTTCACCTACCGAGATCCCAAATACCAACGGCTTGTGATTGTTGCCAAAGATAACGGAGATCCCCCACGCTCTACCACAGTCACCATCAAAGTTTCCACTGTGGAGCAAACCGTGGTCACGCAGTTAACAGAGACAACTGAGATGCCTATAGAATACGACCTGTTTACAGATTTGAACCTGTATCTCTTGCTCAGTCTGGGCTCCGTGTCTTTTCTGCTGCTCATCACCATTTTGGTCATAATTGTGCTGAAGTGCCAGAAACCCAAACCTTCCAAAGCGGCTGTTCATGGTCGAAACAGTATCACCAGCCAGAGGAATTCAACCATCGGTGACTCCACTCTCATCTCCAGTGATGCGTACTGGTACAGTCTGTTTCTAGCGGAGACGAGGAAAGGAAAGGTGGTGGTTCGACAGCCGTTGCCCAACGGCACTGGCTTCCTTGTGTCCAGTATACCACGGAGCGCTGCTCTCACGACCACCAGTGAATCGAGATCTTCCACACTGCAG GACTCCAGCAGTGATCTACCTTGA